The following proteins are encoded in a genomic region of Ptychodera flava strain L36383 chromosome 23 unlocalized genomic scaffold, AS_Pfla_20210202 Scaffold_24__1_contigs__length_23054250_pilon, whole genome shotgun sequence:
- the LOC139125095 gene encoding uncharacterized protein produces MSVTSSMYINECKLVYINECKLVYINECILVYINECKLVYINECKLVYINECILVYINECKLVYINECKLVYINECILVYINECILVYINECILVYINECKLVHINECKLVYINECILVYINECILVYINECKLVYINECKLVYINECILVYINECKLVYINECKLVYINECKLVYINECILVYINECILVYINECILVYHECILVYISAQSLYPPVWKRLLQKVLIT; encoded by the coding sequence ATGTCTGTCACATCTTCAATGTACATCAATGAGTGCAAACTGGTGTACATCAATGAGTGCAAACTGGTGTACATCAATGAGTGCATACTGGTGTACATCAATGAGTGCAAACTGGTGTACATCAATGAGTGTAAACTGGTGTACATCAATGAGTGCATACTGGTGTACATCAATGAGTGCAAACTGGTGTACATCAATGAGTGCAAACTGGTGTACATCAATGAGTGCATACTGGTGTACATCAATGAGTGCATACTGGTGTACATCAATGAGTGCATACTGGTGTACATCAATGAGTGCAAACTGGTGCACATCAATGAGTGCAAACTGGTGTACATCAATGAGTGCATACTGGTGTACATCAATGAGTGCATACTGGTGTACATCAATGAGTGCAAACTGGTGTACATCAATGAGTGCAAACTGGTGTACATCAATGAGTGCATACTGGTGTACATCAATGAGTGCAAACTGGTGTACATCAATGAGTGCAAACTGGTGTACATCAATGAGTGCAAACTGGTGTACATCAATGAGTGCATACTGGTGTACATCAATGAGTGCATACTGGTGTACATCAATGAGTGCATACTGGTGTACCATGAGTGCATACTGGTGTACATCAGTGCACAGTCCCTTTATCCACCGGTTTGGAAACGCCTATTGCAAAAGGTGTTAATCACCTAG